The Streptomyces sp. NBC_01298 genome contains the following window.
TGGACGGTCCGGCCGCCGTGCGGGTCGCGGAGGCGTTCGGGCTGGTCTACGCCGAGGCGTTCGCGGAGGCCCCGCACTACGAGACCGAGGAGGAGATCGCCGCCGCCTTCGGCCGCTTCCCGGAGCAGACGCGCAGGCCCGCCTTCCGCGCGGCCCTGGCCCGTACCCCGGAGGGCGAACCGGCCGGCATGGCCTTCGGCTGGACGCTCCAGCCCGACGCGGTGTGGTGGGACGAACTCACCGAGCCCGTGTCCGCCGCCATGCGGCGGGAGGACGGCCGCCGCACCTTCGGGCTCATCGAGCTCGCCGTGCGCGGGGCGTGGCGCGGACAGGGTGTCGCGCGGCGGCTGCACACGGCGCTGCTCGAAGGCCTCCCGGCCGAGCGGGTGCTGCTGAAGGTCCACCAGGAGGCGGCGGCCGCCTCGGCCGCCTACCGGGCGTGGGGGTACCGCAAGATCGGCGAGGCCCGGCCCCCGGGCGAGGGCGCG
Protein-coding sequences here:
- a CDS encoding GNAT family N-acetyltransferase, yielding MTQQAGLTTERMDGPAAVRVAEAFGLVYAEAFAEAPHYETEEEIAAAFGRFPEQTRRPAFRAALARTPEGEPAGMAFGWTLQPDAVWWDELTEPVSAAMRREDGRRTFGLIELAVRGAWRGQGVARRLHTALLEGLPAERVLLKVHQEAAAASAAYRAWGYRKIGEARPPGEGAGVGPEPYLRDVMLLDLRR